In the Malaclemys terrapin pileata isolate rMalTer1 chromosome 3, rMalTer1.hap1, whole genome shotgun sequence genome, agctgcagtgcagagatactgtgggagttttaccattcacTTCAACGGAAGCAAGAGTCTGTcggatgctgagtgcttttgaaactcCCACCCAAACAGGTGAGTCGTTTTGTCGAGCCTTACACGAGGGTCCGGAGTAACTATGTTTAAGCTTTCAGCTAAAACATCACTGATTCTTTTTaatcattgattttaaaaaaccccaacagaaataaaaacagaaaaataatcactctttaaaatgtatttcccgTTTGTGCTGCCCGCTGAGATTCACTTCCAGGTcacccagagcagcagcacagactgcACCAAAGATACTGAATGACCAAAAGGCAAGTGATGAGTGGTGGCAACATTGATCAGAGGTGATTTTTGCCACTGAAAACCATTTCCACAGCTCAAAATTCTTCAGTCACCAACATTAATGACTAGAAACCAATTTTTCCAAAGCATGAAAGTGCCCCAAGCTAGCCCAAACACACTATGTGTCCAAAGTAAGTCGGAACTGGTTAAAATCAGTAAAAACAGAAGTGGAAAACAAGAAGCCCTACTTTCATTCTACTAGtaacaatatgcattttacaaTATATTTGCTAGGCCACACCCTTTATTCCTGTGCATACCTGTTGAGGAAGTCCTGGAAAGAAGAGAACAGAAGatagtttattgcactgaaatCCTGGTCTGTTTCATTTAAATGGAACTGCAAAAACACCAGTTCCCTTTTCTTCACATCTCGAGGTCCTTGGACAATCAAAGCATGTTTCTAGAagcacagagaaagagagagagttattGATAGAACtatgaaaaaagtaaaagaatcctCATTTCCTGTCACTGAACTTGCCACCTGTCACTAATGTATGGCAGAAACCTAGTATACATGGGGATTTTCATGTCTGGGATAAGTACACATCAATTAAGATGTCCAGTGAGAATGCCAGGGCATACTTAaattcctgcttgctgattaaGGGTATAGCCACACTGCAAAGTGAAGGTGTGATCATAGCACAGGGAGGCATACTCGTGTTAGCTTTATATTTAGCTAGCACGGGTAAcgcagcagtgtagatgtactaGCATGGACTAGCAACCCAAATAAGTACCCTGGGTCCCTGGAGGGCTCGTACTCTGGAGCCTGGGCCGCCATGTGTATGCTGCTTTTGTTACCTGAACTAACTCGATTAAAGCTAACTCAGGGATGCCTGCCCATACTACGATTACATTgttactttgcagtgtagacactgcctgagatttgaagtctttaaatcaagattggatgtctttttaaaagttctagttTCACTACAGTCATTGCGCTTGATGCAGaagttactgggtgaggttctatggcctatgttatgtcTGAGGTCAAATTAGAGTATTAtaatcccttctgaccttaaaatctgtgaatctatgattTTTCAGCTCTTGGAACCTGAAGAGTGATCCTGGCTAGTCTagaagtatgtctacacttcaagctggggggagcagggcagggaggggtgagtgtaagttccctctaagctgtgcggccgtgcagctgcctattaagccccacCCAgggatgcctctcccccagcactgacctgccacggcggggagaggtgcccctccccgcCGGCCCCAACATggacctgctctgccccagacttgccatggctgggggagaggagcccctccctcgacctggcctggcccagccccgccggAGCTGCCGGGGAAAGAAGCCCCTCCCCAGGCCCACCAGAGCTGCCGGGTAAAGGAGACCCTCCCTTGGCCCAGACCAGGCCCGCCGGAGCTGCTGCCacagggagaggcgcctctcccccggccccagctgctGCGGCGAGAGAGGACTGGGGGAAGTAATCTCTCCCCACcgcagtctgcaccccaaacccctcatccccagtcccaccccagagcccaccctgcCCGCACCGCAACcctatgccccagccctgagccccctcctgcatcccgaatccctcatccccagccccacccccgcgcCCGCACTCCCAGACAGGGCCCTCATCCCACaacaccccccaaccctctgccccagccctgagcccccacccacactctgaacccgtcggccccgcccccatcacatgaattttgttatgtgcaccaatatggaggtgtcccacatcacctccatattggtgcacataacaaaatccattccgcacatgggtgggaaaaattagagagaataCGGGTGTGAGTCCCAGTTCAAGGAGCCATACCCATGTCAGCTCTCCCCAAAATAATACCCTAAAAATCCAGGGTAGTCCCAGCAGCACGAGTGACAGGAGAGGCTAGCCTCCCCAGAACATTCCCATCCAAGGCTCAAAAATGTGGACATCTCCTAGGTGGAGGCCCACTGGAAGAGCAGTGTTCCATAAAATACTGTAGTAAAGGTCCACGACATTGCAGTAAGATTACTGTAAGGTGAGAGGGTACAATCTAGTGGATTGTGAGTCCAGGAACTCTGGTTCGGTTCACTTTGTGACTTGGGGCAACATTTAGCCTCTACACCCCAGTTTCTCCATCAGTAAAAGAAGTGCTAACCAATTAACGCTTGTAAAATGCTCTGAGATTTGAATGAAAGGGGCTATGTAAGTATGATACTGTTTTGTGCCACTGCTACAGACTACTGATGTATGTTATAAAGGCCAGTACCTTTTCAGGGCCCAATCATACATTCTTTACGGAATCACACCTCCTATTGACTCCAACCTgccttgaagtcactgggagttctgTGTGCACAAGGAATGCAAGATTGGATCCCAAAAGCCTCTTCCAGCAGCCCCTGGATGACTTGAGAGCCTACCTGAGGAGAAGGTGGGGATTCCCTGCAAAACAGAGTGTCACTCATCTAGCCCAAACATCTCAAATTAATATAATTCTAAGATCCAACACTGACGATAGACAAACCTTGACTGACAGGCTTTAAAAGTGATGTCAGGGAGCAGAACCCCACTTTAAGCAGAGAAAACATAATATTGTACATGAAGTTGCAGACCAGACAGCATGTTCAATATagatccctgatcctgcaatttgttGCCAGCAGGAGAAGTCCCGTTGACTCCAATGGGACTCTCCGCACAGGCAGAGAGGTCTGACAATGTGGAGTCAAGTGCAAGATCAGAGCATACAAGAGCACCAAGATTCTTAAAATGTATCTAATACGTGCAGCATAAAATGCAGGATTTTAGCACACTGAAACGGGCAATCataacaaaggcagagagagagagagagagagagagaacacattaCGATAGAACCTAACAAAGCCTTTGCTCTGAAATAAATATCAACACAAAGAAGAGGGGTAGGGGGCAGCTCCCCAGAAAGAAGTGGACAGACCATGGAAAagcaaagaagaggaaaaatggTTGGCATGAAGGGATGTTTACACAGACTGctttaaaaagagtaaattaaACATGAACCACCATTTAAAACTCAACAAACTGGCATATTtcagtctgttttttaaataaaaattatctAAATATGATCAAAAATTGCTCTTGCAAATGCAGCAAATAAAGGTGGACTACAACTCAATTCCTTTTTACGTGAGCATCACCACTAAGGGTTCACTTGATATTCAATGTGCCTTCCTAATTCTAATCAGTTTAGTTGGACATCAAATTCACATGAAGATTCCAGCAAGTTTGGTAAAAATGACATTACAATATATGTATGTACATCCACACATGGAATATGTAAAAAGGGAATCTAAGGACCTATCCTGCTCCAACTGAAAGTCCATAGGAAAACTTCCGCCTTCAGCCAAAGCAGGATTCAACAAATTGAACATATCTCACCATCTAAAGTTGCACGCCAGTTTTGACTTTTATAGGAAATGAACCAAAAGTTGCACTGTCAAAAATATCTATTCCGTTCCATTCTATTCAGATTCTTAGGACACACATATCACTCAGCTATCTGAGCATCCACAATAAAGTAAACTAATTGATGTCTGTCACATTTCTAAAACTAAGGACTGATTGTTcaaaaaaaagttaagaaaaaagaaagcaagtATTTCACAGCAGTTCCTGGATAACATATACTGCTGCTTTGGAATGCTGCAGTGCACAAAACAACCCCATCCGCTGAACTCTGttcctttgtctttttaattATTACCATGGTTTGATTAGTAAAAGGATCTGTGTAGTTGATTCTCTGAGTGGTGCACTCAATTTCTCCTGGCTGACCTGGGTTTATCAGAGGCGGAATGTGATCATAGTAATGATGCTTGCAGCTAAGCAGCTGAGCCTTGCCTGGGTAAAGTGCAATACctgtttcaggggaaaaaagTTGGAAGAAATGTAAATGAGAGTTGATTTCTTGCCCAAGTGGATTGTCATTCTCAGATttaatcctgaaaggtgctgagctcccagaTCCAACAAAGCATTCCAAGttaacatgtgcttaaatgctctgctggaCCAGGGCTAGAGAGCTCAGCACCTTGCCGGATTAAGCCCTGAACagcacaataaaaaacaaaacaaaacaaaacccttgcCTGTTTCTCtttcaggccctgatccaaagcccatcgaagtcaacaggaatctttccattaacaTCAGAAGGtgctggatcaggtcctaaaacccccatccagaaaagcacttaaacatgtgactaggcctactgaagtcaatgggagtcctcaAACACTTAAAGTACTTAACTGTTTtactggatcaagcccttaaaccATATTGTATAAACCCATATTGGGAATATACAACAGAAGTAATGTATTGTCTATGGAATCTCTAAAGTCACTGGCtgacaaaataaaagcaaaaagatGTTCCTTCCTCTGGCATCAAATAGACATTATAATTACTAAATACTATATCAAGCTAAATCAAAGATATCAAACGTGTCAACAAATTATCCTCTCTCATCACTTTTGCTATCAGGTTGGCAGGCTATTTTTTTCACCCATGCTGCAATTAATATATTTAGCATAAAAGTACAACGCTTAAGTCCAATGGTGGGTATAAAAACTTCATGTGTTTCTTTCCAGCTTCCCCCTCATGAAAACCAGCAAAGCTCTTATGCCACATTTAGTCTGGGAAACACAGATTTGCTTGAAGATAATATAGATCAactactataaataaataaataaaatgctacaTGTGATAAATGACCATATGATTTATAAACCTACACCAATTACTGAAATAACCTGTATGCCCTCACATAAGAAGTCAAAAAGGATAGTGGAGAGCATCTAAAATACATTTTGCTGATCTCCAGTGTTCCATGCTTGGAAGAAAAATctggtcagtttttaaaaaagttaaaagtaatTTCAAGTCCTACAACTGCCTCTGAGCtcactgccaatttttgtggttttacaatcagatttttttttattttttaaaatgtttttctccccTATCACTgtatgaaagacccacacaaaccaTAGGGAAACAGACAATGGCCCTGACCTTACAATCAGATCCATGTCAGTAGACACCTGAGCTTGTGAATGCAGCTCTCCACAAAGGTCTGATTGCAGACTTGAGGCCTAACTGACTACAGAGGAAATAATTAAATTAACTATACACAgaatgctgtcaaatgcacacagTATAGCTGcaaaaaccccaaatattttcTCTCTAATCTTTCAACAATAGTCCTGGGAGGGATTACTCCTAACAAGAGTAGGTGGTAACATTTTCAGACAtaagtgtgatttttaagttgactgtgtccctttgAGTAAGCCGCTGCTTACTGGGGTAAGTACACATTTTTTATATCTACACACACAGCACTActccaaaacattttaataaaaataatcgtCACCAAATAACTGCTATATGATGCTCTGATGTTGTGTTGTGATATTGATACGGTGGAGCTGTTTCATTGTCACTGCCTACTGATGCAATGCCAGTGCAAAAGCAGACTATCACAGTATGATGATTTTGTGGCTGCCTATAAAATCCTGTTAATACAAAAGCTCTGCCTTCTTTTGACCACCATTATTTCCTTGCTCCTTCGAGGGGCAGGGATCCTAGCAGCAGTCAGATGTGCTGCTGTGGCTAGGTTAAGTAGCTTAAGGAGCACTGCTGTGGTCAACGCTCTTCTCACTCCCAAGAGTTCAAGATGAGCCCATTCAAGTCTAGGGACTCTGCAAAAAAGCCTCATATGAGCTCTTGAAGAGCTGCGTGAGACTCTAACGCGTGTATTAACATTATATATGTTCAGATTCAGCAAATCAGTCTCATGATAACCGAGAAAAGGCTCCATGCATTGCAGTCCCCACCACCACGggttaaacaaaaaaagaagcgAAGTCCAAAGCATTTTTTGCATCACTTGGACCGACATGGAGAGTAAATGGCACCAGCACGTGTTACATGCAAAATGCTGTCAGTAACGCATGCAAAGATTTGAATGACATCTTGAGACACAGTTGGACTTCACCACTATGATGATTTGTTTCCAGAGACTTACCAGGTGCATCATACAAGGGCACCTCCTTGTAAGAGACAGACATCACCGGGTGTTTGAGCTTTTCCCTGAAGTCGGTGATAGTTTGGTAGACAAGGAACACAGCTACAGCCATGAGCAGCAGATAAATGAAGAGGAGAATTACGGAAAAGACATTCTTTAGGCAGGTCTTGCTGAAACGCACAGAAGGGCTACTGGTCCCTGATTCACTATCTAGGACTGAACAAAATATGGGATTAAAATTTTAAGTGTCTTTACTTACAGTCTTCCACACTGAATCATGCAGAGCGTTAATTTCAAGATGTACCATTTGAAATGAGAGGGAACAACAGGCTTAGTTTGATTTAAAATACaagaacaaataaataatgttttttgACAAGCAAACAGTCGGCTGTTACTTCCCATGAATATGATGCGGCGTAATCAGTAAGGAGAGGGTTCTGCCTTTGTTTTACCTCCTGCATTACGGATTGtgcctaaggcagtggttcccaaattggggttcacgaaatgttacagggggttctcgggaaaaaattccctaatggcggacagagctgtccatagggaccccatagggccagcagcccagagcccctggacttccaagagttaagcagatcaaagcaagcatatctatcacactgagatttaaacttcaagactccttataagaaatggaaagggaagtggatattttttgctgtttttaaaattaaataggcagctagtgttcttcatcataattttaaaaacaataagtttaagctttgttgtaatgtgcgttgtttgcctggactgctcaagacctgaatgcttgtgtaggagggaACTCTTCAAGTtgtcttcttaaataccttcatgctgtttcacatctgatactccttgatgaaacacaggagccttgtcttataacaggcttattcaaagtgatacaaactACGAAaggaaagtgagatcttggaagagtgttgccgttttcataatgtaataaaatactgtaatgatgaataattaataataaatagtgtgtaataagcatgtcataaaaacaaattttatatttccaagatcaatgcttttataatttatactcaggtaaaggagaaaatccctggatatattcatttttaggagggggttcgtgagacttgacattttagtgaaaggggttcataggttgttaaagtttgggaaccactggcctagggaCACAATAGGcagaataaaaacacatttaaaagagGCCAGATCAGCTGAAAAATTCAGCGTTCACAGCAAAAAGTCCCCCGATGGAGCCTTTTTTTCCACAGCATAAAAGACTCATCTCTCCTAAGTCTGAACCAACTGATCCTGACCAAATTTAATCTATGCATCAACACAGAGGCTTTCAGCACTGTAGTGCTCTTATGTAGCTAGCTAACTGCAGCGTGCATGcacagggttgccaggtgtccagtttttgaccagaacgcccggtcgaaaagggaccctggcagctccggtcagcactgctgaccggatcattaaaagtccggtctgcaacacagcggggctaagacaggcacCCTACCTgccgtggctcccagaagcagtggcatgtcccccctccagctcccacatGTAGGGGCAGACAGGGGGCTTCGCATGTTTCCCCCGCTCCAAGCGCtggttccacagctcccattggctgggaaccgtggccaatgggagctgcaggggcagcgcctgtggatggggcagtgcacagagccaccggaggggggacatgctgcttcttCTGGGAGCTgattgaggtaagcgctgcctggagccagcaccAATCCCCCTCCTGCCTTCTGAAACCCTTGGTCCAGCCTcctcctgtaccctgaacccctcatttatgcccccccagaacccacccctccagcccagagccctcacctccctcccattccccaacccccttcctcagcccgaagccccctcccatactctgaacccctcggctccaccctccagcccggagcaccctcctctatcccaaacccctcatcctcaccccagagtctgcactccCAGCTTGAGCCCTCACAccacctcccgcaccccaacccagaaccccctcctgcattttgaacccctcatccctggctccaccccagagcccgcacccccagccagagctctcatctcctcctgcatcccaatccctgagccagcccagtgaaaataagcgagtgagtgagtgtggtgagagtgagcgatggggggaggggtgtgtggaatgagcaggggcgggacctcagagatggggcggggcaagggtgttcggttttgtgagagcagaaagttggcaaccctatgcatgCACCAGGTTATGTTATCCTTACATTTTTAAAGACTAAAGTCTAACACCTAACTCTGTATGCACATTATAtaaagttgctcatgagaaggattCCAGTTAACTCTAGAAAAAACTCTCTCTCAAACACTTTCACTATCAACAAGATAGGTAATACTGTCCAAAGTCCTTTAATCAGCTTCCCCTGGTATGTGTACATACCCCCCCTCACTCGACTTGCCTGCACAACTTttaagaaaagacggttactcaccgttgtaactgttgttcttcgagatgtgttgctcatatccattccattaggtgtgtgcgcgccgcgtgcacgatcgtcggaagattttctaccctagcaacaccggcgggtcggccgtggagccccctagagtggcgccttcatggcgctgaatatataccccagccgacccggcgccccctcagttccttcttgccggctactccgacagtggggacggggggcgggtttggaatggatatgagcaacacatctcgaagaacaacagttacaacggtgagtaaccgtcttttcttcttcgagtgcttgctcatatccattccattaggtgactcccaagcccaacttaggtggtggggtcggagtgagacattgctgtgtgcaaaaccgctgatccgaaagcagcatcgtctctggactgctgcactagtgcatagtgagctgtaaatgtgtggactgacgaccaaaccgctgctctacaaatgtcctggatcggaacttgtgccaggaaagccgtcaaggaagcctgggccctcgtggagtgagcggtgaggtgcggtgctgagacacctgccaggtcatagcaagtccggatgcaagacg is a window encoding:
- the PACC1 gene encoding proton-activated chloride channel isoform X4 → MQSSQVQNILDSESGTSSPSVRFSKTCLKNVFSVILLFIYLLLMAVAVFLVYQTITDFREKLKHPVMSVSYKEVPLYDAPGIALYPGKAQLLSCKHHYYDHIPPLINPGQPGEIECTTQRINYTDPFTNQTMKHALIVQGPRDVKKRELVFLQFHLNETDQDFSAINYLLFSSFQDFLNSPDKTEFMKDCESSYSSWKFSGGFRTWVKMSLVKTKEEDGRETVEFKQETSVVNYIDQRHKPASDQLFFVVFEWKDPFIQKVQDIVTANPWNMIALLCGIFLALFKAADFAKLSVKWMIKIRKRHLKRSQAMNHIS
- the PACC1 gene encoding proton-activated chloride channel isoform X2; amino-acid sequence: MDDDQEDTSSAILPVLDSESGTSSPSVRFSKTCLKNVFSVILLFIYLLLMAVAVFLVYQTITDFREKLKHPVMSVSYKEVPLYDAPGIALYPGKAQLLSCKHHYYDHIPPLINPGQPGEIECTTQRINYTDPFTNQTMKHALIVQGPRDVKKRELVFLQFHLNETDQDFSAINYLLFSSFQDFLNSPDKTEFMKDCESSYSSWKFSGGFRTWVKMSLVKTKEEDGRETVEFKQETSVVNYIDQRHKPASDQLFFVVFEWKDPFIQKVQDIVTANPWNMIALLCGIFLALFKAADFAKLSVKWMIKIRKRHLKRSQAMNHIS
- the PACC1 gene encoding proton-activated chloride channel isoform X3; the protein is MLSQEISASYQELSEEVEHVAEHLEPVEEGEMDDDQEDTSSAILPVLDSESGTSSPSVRFSKTCLKNVFSVILLFIYLLLMAVAVFLVYQTITDFREKLKHPVMSVSYKEVPLYDAPGIALYPGKAQLLSCKHHYYDHIPPLINPGQPGEIECTTQRINYTDPFTNQTMKHALIVQGPRDVKKRELVFLQFHLNETDQDFSAINYLLFSSFQDFLNSPDKTEFMKDCESSYSSWKFSGGFRTWVKMSLVKTKEEDGRETVEFKQEIVTANPWNMIALLCGIFLALFKAADFAKLSVKWMIKIRKRHLKRSQAMNHIS